One region of Aeromicrobium sp. Sec7.5 genomic DNA includes:
- the bla gene encoding class A beta-lactamase, whose protein sequence is MRGLGVVSTVLVLLIAASGCSGGEESPEPRPATNETSAGSVIDRSDDLVAVEQTHDVRLGVCALDTGSGDSVEHRPDERFAFASTIKAFLVGALLEQESTRVLEQEVPISTDDLEEYAPTVKDALAQGRTTMTVGELADGAVRFSDNAAANPLLGLVGGPPGLQEALRATGDDVTSSSRTEPELNEAVPGDDRDTSTPRAMVATLEHYTLGEADQGARDTLLDLMRRNTTGDAVIRAGVPAGWEVADKTGSASYGTRNDIAVVWPPGGAPIVVAILTSRDAQDAGTVDAAIADAMAIVAEALS, encoded by the coding sequence ATGCGGGGGCTCGGGGTGGTGTCGACGGTGCTGGTGCTGCTGATCGCGGCGTCGGGGTGCAGCGGCGGGGAGGAATCGCCGGAACCGCGGCCCGCGACGAACGAGACGTCCGCCGGCTCGGTGATCGACCGCTCCGACGACCTTGTGGCGGTCGAGCAGACCCACGACGTGCGACTCGGGGTCTGCGCGCTCGACACCGGATCGGGCGACAGCGTCGAGCACCGGCCCGACGAGCGCTTCGCCTTCGCCTCGACCATCAAGGCGTTCCTCGTGGGTGCGCTGCTCGAGCAGGAGTCGACGAGGGTCCTGGAGCAGGAGGTGCCGATCTCGACGGACGACCTGGAGGAGTACGCGCCGACGGTCAAGGACGCCTTGGCGCAGGGGCGCACCACCATGACGGTCGGCGAGCTCGCCGACGGCGCGGTGCGATTCAGCGACAACGCGGCGGCCAACCCGCTCCTGGGCCTGGTCGGCGGCCCGCCCGGGCTCCAGGAGGCCCTGCGCGCCACGGGCGACGACGTGACGAGCTCCTCACGCACCGAGCCCGAGCTCAACGAGGCCGTGCCCGGCGACGATCGCGACACGAGCACGCCCCGGGCCATGGTCGCGACGCTGGAGCACTACACGCTCGGCGAGGCGGACCAGGGCGCCCGCGACACCCTGCTCGATCTGATGCGCCGGAACACGACCGGTGACGCCGTCATCCGTGCGGGCGTGCCCGCCGGGTGGGAGGTCGCCGACAAGACCGGTTCCGCGTCCTACGGCACGCGCAACGACATCGCCGTGGTCTGGCCGCCGGGAGGTGCGCCGATCGTGGTCGCGATCCTGACCTCGCGCGACGCGCAGGACGCCGGCACGGTCGACGCAGCGATCGCCGACGCCATGGCGATCGTGGCCGAGGCCCTGTCCTGA
- a CDS encoding TadE family protein, with amino-acid sequence MAEQQRGRCDDSGAAVVDFVLVMLVVIPLVLGIMQVALVMHVRNVTTAAAAEGARAQAALDAPPGAGEQRTRTQVEAGIGERFVRSIAVAPTTVAGSPGVEVTVVSEVPALGLLGPGMTVEVTGHAVSEVAP; translated from the coding sequence GTGGCTGAGCAGCAGCGCGGCAGGTGCGACGACTCGGGTGCCGCCGTCGTCGACTTCGTGCTGGTCATGCTGGTCGTCATCCCCCTGGTGCTCGGCATCATGCAGGTGGCCCTGGTGATGCACGTACGCAACGTCACGACGGCGGCAGCGGCCGAGGGCGCCCGCGCCCAGGCCGCGCTCGACGCGCCACCGGGTGCGGGGGAGCAACGGACACGGACGCAGGTGGAGGCGGGCATCGGCGAACGCTTCGTCCGCTCGATCGCGGTGGCACCCACGACCGTGGCCGGGTCGCCCGGGGTGGAGGTCACCGTCGTGAGCGAGGTGCCGGCGCTCGGTCTTCTGGGTCCTGGCATGACGGTGGAGGTCACCGGTCACGCGGTCAGCGAGGTCGCACCGTGA
- a CDS encoding CpaF family protein produces MWINAPDRVFVARGGRHELTSIILTADGVRELVERMLSTTGRRLDVSQPFVDANLPGGHRLHVVLDGISNGFTAVNIRKFVARAHDLEALVDLGTLDTATARFLRGSVVAGLNIVVSGATQAGKTTLLNCLAGAIPGHERVVSAEEVYELQITHPDWVQLQCRPPGLEGNGEIDLRALVKESLRMRPSRLIIGEVRAAECLDLLLALNSGLPGLASIHANSARQALMKLSTLPLLAGENIGAGFVVPTVASTVDLVVHTAMDSSGRRAVQEVVAVTGRVESGSVESEPVFERRSGDLVRAVGRPARRDAFERAGLDLDSLLGGGSWGF; encoded by the coding sequence ATCTGGATCAACGCGCCGGACCGGGTGTTCGTGGCCCGCGGCGGTCGGCACGAGCTGACGAGCATCATCCTCACGGCCGACGGGGTGCGCGAGCTGGTCGAGCGGATGCTGTCGACCACGGGCCGGCGCCTCGACGTGAGCCAGCCCTTCGTCGATGCCAACCTCCCCGGCGGACATCGCCTCCACGTCGTGCTCGACGGGATCTCGAATGGCTTCACCGCGGTCAACATTCGCAAGTTCGTCGCCCGGGCCCACGACCTCGAGGCACTCGTCGACCTCGGCACCCTCGACACCGCGACGGCCCGGTTCCTGCGCGGCAGCGTGGTGGCTGGCCTCAACATCGTCGTCTCCGGCGCCACCCAGGCCGGCAAGACCACGCTGCTCAACTGCCTTGCTGGGGCGATCCCGGGACACGAACGTGTCGTCTCGGCCGAGGAGGTCTACGAGCTGCAGATCACCCACCCCGACTGGGTCCAGCTCCAGTGTCGTCCACCCGGGCTCGAGGGCAACGGCGAGATCGACCTCCGCGCGCTGGTGAAGGAGTCGCTGCGCATGCGCCCGAGTCGCCTCATCATCGGCGAGGTGCGGGCGGCGGAGTGCCTCGACCTCCTCCTGGCGCTGAACTCCGGGCTGCCGGGACTGGCATCGATCCATGCGAACTCCGCGCGCCAGGCGCTGATGAAGCTCAGCACCCTCCCGCTGCTCGCCGGTGAGAACATCGGTGCGGGGTTCGTGGTGCCGACCGTCGCCAGCACGGTCGATCTCGTGGTCCACACCGCGATGGACTCCTCCGGCCGTCGCGCCGTGCAGGAGGTCGTCGCCGTCACGGGCCGGGTCGAGTCCGGCAGCGTCGAGAGCGAACCGGTCTTCGAACGACGCTCCGGCGACCTCGTTCGGGCCGTGGGGCGGCCCGCCCGCCGCGACGCCTTCGAGCGCGCCGGGCTTGACCTCGACTCCCTGCTCGGAGGTGGCTCGTGGGGGTTCTGA
- a CDS encoding pilus assembly protein TadG-related protein produces the protein MSARRTRSDRGQITLVTIGFFAVVGLLAVVVVNASDAFLERQRLNGLADGAVVAAADALDLDAFYTAGVTVIDPDAARARVAEHVAGSTGVRVVAVRLDGDTVTVRLERDITLPLAPPGLTSATTIVAEASGQLRRTEPG, from the coding sequence ATGAGTGCGCGACGAACCAGGTCTGACCGCGGCCAGATCACGCTCGTGACCATCGGGTTCTTCGCGGTGGTCGGCCTGTTGGCGGTCGTCGTGGTCAACGCGTCGGATGCGTTCCTCGAACGTCAGCGGCTCAACGGCCTCGCCGACGGGGCAGTGGTGGCGGCGGCGGACGCGCTCGACCTCGACGCGTTCTACACCGCGGGGGTGACGGTCATCGACCCTGACGCGGCCCGTGCCCGGGTGGCCGAGCACGTGGCCGGCTCAACCGGGGTCCGTGTGGTCGCGGTGCGACTCGACGGCGACACCGTGACGGTGCGTCTGGAGCGTGACATCACGCTGCCGCTCGCCCCACCAGGCCTGACCTCGGCCACCACGATCGTGGCTGAGGCGTCCGGACAACTTCGCCGGACCGAGCCCGGGTGA
- the xseA gene encoding exodeoxyribonuclease VII large subunit has protein sequence MALDTSADSPAPLRTISQAVGEYIGRLGAVWIEAEVAQMNRRPGMCFLTLRDLEAKVSMGAKCHVSVLDACAAPVTAGARVIVHAKPTFYGPNGSLSLDVREIRPAGEGELLAQLERRKQLLAAEGLFEPRWKKTLPVLPGGIGLVTGRESAAERDVLENVRLRWDAAPVRVIHALMQGAESARAVIAAVAELDADPTIDVIVVARGGGSVEDLLPFSDEALVRAVFACTTPVVSAIGHEPDTPLLDLVADLRASTPTDAAKRIVPDARLEREAVASMQQRSHHAVRQMLERERHGLAAIRSRPALARPTTLVDAQAELVLTARDRSRRALEQRLDRARDEVGHHLARVRGLSPLATLQRGYAVAQTTEGHVVTSVHDVPERLHVRLADGHVSVVRTSVHPDPQENVDD, from the coding sequence ATGGCCCTCGACACCAGCGCGGACTCCCCCGCCCCGCTGCGCACGATCTCGCAGGCCGTCGGCGAGTACATCGGCCGCCTCGGAGCGGTGTGGATCGAGGCCGAGGTGGCGCAGATGAACCGCCGTCCCGGCATGTGCTTCCTCACGCTGCGCGATCTCGAGGCCAAGGTGTCGATGGGCGCCAAGTGCCACGTGAGCGTGCTCGACGCCTGTGCCGCACCCGTCACGGCCGGTGCTCGCGTCATCGTGCACGCCAAGCCCACGTTCTACGGCCCCAACGGCAGCCTGTCGCTCGACGTCCGCGAGATCCGCCCCGCCGGTGAGGGCGAGCTGCTCGCCCAGCTCGAGCGCCGCAAGCAGCTGCTCGCCGCCGAGGGCCTGTTCGAGCCCCGCTGGAAGAAGACGCTCCCGGTGCTGCCCGGCGGCATCGGCCTGGTCACGGGGCGCGAGTCGGCCGCCGAGCGCGACGTCCTCGAGAACGTCCGGCTCCGCTGGGACGCCGCACCAGTCCGCGTCATCCACGCGCTGATGCAGGGTGCCGAGAGCGCTCGTGCCGTGATCGCCGCCGTCGCCGAGCTCGACGCCGACCCCACCATCGACGTCATCGTCGTGGCCCGCGGTGGCGGCTCGGTCGAGGACCTCCTGCCGTTCAGCGACGAGGCGCTGGTGCGGGCCGTGTTCGCCTGCACCACCCCGGTGGTCTCGGCCATCGGTCATGAGCCCGACACCCCGTTGCTCGACCTCGTCGCCGACCTGCGCGCCTCCACACCCACCGACGCCGCCAAGCGCATCGTCCCCGACGCCCGGCTCGAGCGCGAGGCCGTCGCCTCGATGCAGCAGCGAAGCCACCACGCCGTGCGCCAGATGCTCGAGCGCGAGAGACACGGTCTGGCGGCGATCCGCAGCCGGCCCGCGCTGGCGCGCCCCACCACGCTGGTCGACGCCCAGGCCGAGCTCGTGCTCACCGCGCGCGACCGCTCCCGCCGCGCCCTCGAGCAGCGGCTCGACCGCGCTCGCGACGAGGTCGGCCATCATCTGGCCCGGGTGCGCGGGTTGTCGCCGCTGGCCACCCTCCAGCGCGGCTACGCCGTCGCGCAGACCACCGAGGGGCACGTCGTCACGTCGGTGCACGACGTGCCCGAGCGGCTGCACGTGCGCCTCGCCGACGGGCACGTCTCCGTCGTGCGCACCTCCGTCCACCCCGACCCGCAGGAGAACGTCGATGACTGA
- a CDS encoding exodeoxyribonuclease VII small subunit, producing MTDQPEISYEQARDELIATVQRLETGGTTLEESLALWERGEELARICQTWLDGARERLAAASGTASDAETD from the coding sequence ATGACTGACCAGCCCGAGATCAGCTACGAGCAGGCCCGCGACGAGCTCATCGCCACGGTGCAGCGTCTCGAGACCGGTGGCACCACGCTCGAGGAGTCACTCGCCCTGTGGGAGCGCGGCGAGGAGCTGGCCCGCATCTGTCAGACCTGGCTCGACGGTGCTCGCGAGCGGCTCGCCGCGGCCAGCGGCACCGCGAGCGACGCCGAGACCGACTGA
- a CDS encoding glutaminase: protein MKAPMNDYLAELLEICGEDDGAVADYIPELAGADPDRFAVAIATLDGQVYSAGDADVEFTIQSISKPFTYAMAIHDQGLAGVLERIDVEPSGDAFNEISLEPSTGRPRNPMINAGAIAAHALVAGDDADKRSERIVDLYSRLAGRDLSVDEQVFESELSTSDRNMAIAYMLKTVGTLTDDPADVVRGYIRQCSVSVTVEDLARMASVLAANGVAPDGTRVLEPGVTRQVLSVMATCGMYDAAGDWLTTVGIPAKSGVAGGLIGVLPGQVGIAVFSPRLDEHGNSSRGVRTFEKLSADMGLHLMEAPESARSVVRVPKAQADDAPSVHEVAGDLRFIEAERVLRGLEAEPEDDGVVVIDLHRVHRVHDVARRMLLEGIRRLRIDGHEVRLVDPDGLLPDPDVDVSEPGDDTPSEDYTPQVFDTVDDALDA, encoded by the coding sequence ATGAAGGCGCCCATGAACGACTACCTGGCCGAGCTGCTCGAGATCTGCGGCGAGGACGACGGGGCGGTCGCCGACTACATCCCCGAGCTGGCGGGCGCCGACCCCGACCGCTTCGCGGTGGCGATCGCGACGCTCGACGGTCAGGTGTACAGCGCCGGTGACGCCGACGTGGAGTTCACGATCCAGTCGATCTCCAAGCCGTTCACCTATGCCATGGCGATCCACGACCAGGGCCTCGCGGGAGTGCTGGAGCGGATCGACGTCGAGCCGTCGGGTGACGCGTTCAACGAGATCTCGCTCGAGCCGTCGACCGGACGGCCGCGCAACCCCATGATCAACGCCGGTGCCATCGCGGCCCACGCCCTGGTGGCGGGCGACGACGCCGACAAGCGCTCGGAGCGCATCGTCGACCTGTACTCGCGCCTGGCCGGCCGCGACCTGTCGGTCGACGAGCAGGTGTTCGAGTCCGAGCTCTCGACCTCCGACCGCAACATGGCGATCGCGTACATGCTCAAGACGGTGGGGACCCTGACCGACGACCCGGCCGACGTGGTGCGCGGCTACATCCGCCAGTGCTCGGTCTCGGTGACGGTCGAGGACCTCGCGCGCATGGCGTCGGTGCTCGCCGCCAACGGCGTGGCGCCCGACGGCACTCGCGTGCTCGAGCCCGGCGTGACCCGCCAGGTGCTCAGCGTCATGGCGACCTGCGGCATGTACGACGCGGCGGGCGACTGGCTCACCACGGTGGGTATCCCGGCCAAGAGTGGCGTGGCCGGCGGGCTCATCGGCGTGCTGCCCGGGCAGGTCGGCATCGCGGTGTTCTCGCCGCGGCTCGACGAGCACGGCAACAGCAGCCGGGGCGTGCGGACGTTCGAGAAGCTCTCGGCCGACATGGGCCTCCACCTCATGGAGGCACCGGAGTCGGCCCGGTCGGTCGTGCGGGTGCCCAAGGCCCAGGCCGACGACGCGCCCTCGGTGCACGAGGTGGCGGGCGACCTGCGTTTCATCGAGGCCGAGCGCGTGCTGCGCGGCCTGGAGGCCGAGCCGGAGGATGACGGCGTGGTGGTGATCGACCTGCACCGCGTGCACCGGGTGCACGACGTCGCACGGCGCATGCTGCTGGAGGGCATCCGTCGCCTGCGTATCGACGGGCACGAGGTGCGACTCGTCGACCCCGACGGACTCCTGCCCGACCCCGACGTCGACGTCAGCGAGCCCGGTGACGACACCCCGTCCGAGGACTACACCCCCCAGGTCTTCGACACCGTCGACGACGCCCTCGACGCCTGA
- a CDS encoding type II secretion system F family protein: MAWRSIGSGAGCAAGAWVVTAGLTGSPTIGLGVGQLASVLPGAVRRGRRERLLRERRAAWPDVVDHLAAGVRAGMSLPEAVAALGRRGPEQLRPYFAQFGRDHASSGRFDDALDRLKSRLADPTGDRVVEALRLTRHVGGRDLGRVLRSLSGFLRDDLRTRGELESRQSWTVNGARLAVAAPWLVLLSMAGRSDVVDRYSTPTGGLIVVGGAVVCVVAYRLMMRIGRLPSERRVFA; encoded by the coding sequence GTGGCGTGGCGCAGCATCGGATCCGGTGCGGGGTGCGCCGCCGGCGCCTGGGTCGTCACGGCTGGGCTGACTGGTTCACCCACGATCGGGCTCGGTGTGGGCCAGCTCGCCTCGGTGCTGCCGGGCGCCGTCCGGCGTGGCCGACGCGAACGGCTGCTGCGGGAGCGGAGGGCCGCGTGGCCCGATGTCGTCGACCACCTCGCCGCCGGCGTGCGGGCGGGCATGTCCCTGCCCGAGGCCGTGGCGGCCCTCGGTCGGCGCGGCCCGGAGCAGCTGCGGCCGTACTTCGCGCAGTTCGGACGAGACCACGCCTCGTCGGGCCGGTTCGACGACGCTCTCGACCGGTTGAAGTCGCGCCTGGCCGATCCCACCGGCGACCGGGTCGTCGAGGCGCTGCGTTTGACCCGTCACGTGGGCGGCCGGGACCTCGGCCGGGTCCTGCGCTCGCTCTCCGGCTTCCTCCGCGACGACCTTCGCACCCGTGGCGAGCTGGAGTCGCGGCAGTCGTGGACCGTCAACGGAGCGCGGCTCGCGGTGGCTGCGCCGTGGCTGGTCCTGCTGAGCATGGCGGGGCGATCCGACGTCGTCGACCGCTACTCCACGCCGACCGGTGGGCTGATCGTCGTCGGCGGGGCCGTGGTGTGCGTCGTGGCGTACCGGTTGATGATGCGGATCGGCCGACTGCCGAGCGAGCGGCGGGTGTTCGCGTGA
- a CDS encoding DUF5302 domain-containing protein — protein MAESAQNDPKSDMKAKFREALEKKKDKHHATAESAERDGSEKSHGANGPTQSPEFRRKSI, from the coding sequence ATGGCCGAATCAGCGCAGAACGACCCCAAGTCCGACATGAAGGCCAAGTTCCGCGAGGCGCTGGAGAAGAAGAAGGACAAGCACCACGCGACGGCTGAGAGCGCCGAGCGCGACGGCAGCGAGAAGTCGCACGGCGCGAACGGTCCCACGCAGTCGCCGGAGTTCCGCCGCAAGAGCATCTGA
- a CDS encoding DUF4245 domain-containing protein: MSERQPAPKRSRGNPSMGDVVRSVVVLSIIVLGIWVFGLLQTDTPEDPIGDSVPYAATAESARDVATYGLLAPANLPDDWRVNGVRFAPTGTQAWHLGVLTDEDRYIGLEQEKESVDDLVQTHAEGAEEAGTLDIDGVVWQRFDGPGKSVTLVQETPEVTTLVTTSTAPLEDVEDFVRRLTTS; encoded by the coding sequence ATGAGCGAGCGTCAGCCGGCACCGAAGCGGTCACGGGGCAACCCGTCGATGGGCGACGTCGTCCGCAGCGTCGTCGTGCTCTCGATCATCGTGCTGGGCATCTGGGTGTTCGGGCTGCTGCAGACCGACACCCCCGAGGACCCGATCGGCGACAGCGTGCCGTACGCCGCCACGGCCGAGAGCGCCCGCGACGTCGCGACCTACGGGCTGCTCGCCCCGGCCAACCTGCCCGACGACTGGCGCGTCAACGGCGTGAGGTTCGCCCCGACCGGCACCCAGGCGTGGCACCTGGGCGTGCTGACCGACGAGGACCGGTACATCGGGCTGGAGCAGGAGAAGGAGTCGGTCGACGACCTCGTCCAGACCCACGCCGAGGGCGCCGAGGAGGCGGGCACGCTCGACATCGACGGCGTCGTGTGGCAGCGCTTCGACGGTCCGGGCAAGTCCGTCACGTTGGTGCAGGAGACGCCCGAGGTGACGACCCTGGTGACCACCAGCACGGCGCCACTCGAGGACGTCGAGGACTTCGTGCGTCGCCTGACGACCAGCTGA
- a CDS encoding type II secretion system F family protein, whose product MITPATGGAMAGAFALGVVLLGAGWAGTRRPALLDRVAPYVRDVSPIPADDSVSVSFPDRLRAIGTAVVTAIGGDDDVRRRLDRLGSAVRVEDFRLRQLRWVGAASGICIAISLLVAARRPTAPVALLVFCWVGALAAAWWCDRDLTRRVVERERAMEQEFPTIADLLALAVAAGESPTVAVQRVSALAHGELADELRRVMADVHAGGTVAEAFDALASRTGVGSISRFAEALAGAVERGTPLVDVLHAQAADARESARRSLIESGGRREVLMMVPVVFAILPVTVVFAFYPGVVGLQLTSGN is encoded by the coding sequence GTGATCACGCCAGCGACGGGCGGAGCGATGGCCGGGGCGTTCGCCCTCGGGGTGGTGCTGCTCGGCGCCGGGTGGGCGGGCACCCGCCGTCCGGCGCTGCTCGACCGAGTCGCGCCCTACGTCCGTGACGTGTCGCCGATCCCGGCCGACGACTCCGTGTCGGTGTCGTTCCCGGACCGCCTGCGAGCGATCGGCACGGCCGTCGTCACGGCGATCGGAGGCGACGACGACGTCCGACGGCGTCTGGACCGCCTCGGGTCCGCGGTGCGCGTCGAGGACTTCCGGCTCCGTCAGCTCCGGTGGGTCGGCGCGGCCTCGGGCATCTGCATCGCGATCAGCCTCCTCGTCGCCGCGCGTCGCCCGACTGCGCCAGTGGCGCTCCTCGTCTTCTGCTGGGTGGGCGCACTGGCCGCCGCCTGGTGGTGTGATCGCGACCTGACGCGTCGCGTCGTGGAGCGTGAGCGCGCGATGGAGCAGGAGTTCCCCACCATCGCCGATCTCCTGGCGCTGGCCGTTGCCGCCGGCGAGAGCCCGACCGTCGCGGTGCAGCGCGTCTCGGCCCTCGCCCACGGCGAGCTTGCCGATGAGCTGCGCCGGGTCATGGCCGACGTCCACGCCGGCGGCACGGTCGCCGAGGCGTTCGACGCCCTGGCCTCTCGCACCGGGGTCGGCAGCATCTCCCGGTTCGCCGAGGCACTGGCCGGTGCCGTCGAGCGCGGCACCCCACTGGTCGACGTCCTGCACGCCCAGGCGGCCGACGCACGTGAGTCCGCGCGTCGCTCCTTGATCGAGTCCGGCGGGCGCCGCGAGGTCCTGATGATGGTCCCGGTGGTCTTCGCGATCCTTCCGGTCACGGTGGTGTTCGCGTTCTATCCCGGCGTGGTCGGCCTGCAGCTCACGTCCGGAAACTGA
- the prfB gene encoding peptide chain release factor 2, whose product MAAVDFSELIKELDQTMTSIEKVLDLPKLRMEMDELQEQVGAPDLWDDQANAQRVTGRLSVLQAEVERVESLRQRLDDAEVLVELSREEGDADSLTEAENEIRRLQTAVESLEVRTLLSGEYDEREAIVTIRSGAGGDDATDFTEMLQRMYTRWAERHKYPVEVYDTSWAEGAGIKSSTFAVRAPYAYGTLSVESGTHRLVRISPFDNQGRRQTSFAAVEVVPVLEQTDEIDLPEEEVRIDVYRSSGPGGQSVNTTDSAVRLTHLPTGTVVSCQNEKSQLQNKASAMVILKAKLLALKKAEERAHLDELRGDANASWGDQMRNYVLNPYQLVKDLRTEHESGNTQAVLDGEIDDFIEAGIRWRRSGQTD is encoded by the coding sequence GTGGCTGCCGTTGATTTCTCCGAGCTCATCAAGGAACTCGATCAGACGATGACGTCGATCGAGAAGGTCCTCGACCTGCCCAAGCTCCGGATGGAGATGGACGAGCTCCAGGAGCAGGTCGGCGCCCCCGACCTCTGGGACGACCAGGCCAACGCGCAGCGGGTGACCGGCCGGTTGTCGGTGCTCCAGGCCGAGGTCGAGCGGGTCGAGTCCCTGCGTCAGCGCCTCGACGATGCCGAGGTGCTGGTGGAGCTCTCCCGCGAGGAGGGCGACGCCGACTCCCTGACGGAGGCCGAGAACGAGATCCGCCGCCTGCAGACGGCGGTCGAGAGCCTCGAGGTCCGCACGCTCCTCTCGGGCGAGTACGACGAGCGAGAGGCGATCGTCACGATCCGCTCCGGCGCCGGCGGCGACGACGCCACCGACTTCACCGAGATGCTGCAGCGCATGTACACGCGCTGGGCCGAGCGCCACAAGTACCCCGTCGAGGTCTACGACACGTCGTGGGCCGAGGGCGCTGGCATCAAGTCGTCCACGTTCGCGGTCCGCGCCCCGTACGCCTACGGCACGCTCTCGGTCGAGTCGGGCACGCACCGCCTCGTGCGCATCTCGCCGTTCGACAACCAGGGCCGCCGACAGACGTCGTTCGCCGCGGTCGAGGTCGTGCCGGTGCTGGAGCAGACCGACGAGATCGACCTCCCCGAGGAGGAGGTGCGCATCGACGTCTACCGCTCGAGCGGGCCCGGCGGCCAGAGCGTCAACACGACCGACTCGGCCGTGCGCCTGACCCACCTGCCCACGGGCACCGTGGTGAGCTGCCAGAACGAGAAGAGCCAGCTGCAGAACAAGGCCAGCGCCATGGTCATCCTGAAGGCCAAGCTCCTCGCCCTGAAGAAGGCGGAGGAGCGGGCTCACCTCGACGAGCTGCGCGGCGACGCCAATGCCTCGTGGGGCGACCAGATGCGCAACTACGTGCTGAACCCGTACCAGCTGGTCAAGGACCTGCGCACCGAGCACGAGAGCGGCAACACGCAGGCCGTGCTCGACGGCGAGATCGACGACTTCATCGAGGCCGGCATCCGCTGGCGTCGCAGCGGCCAGACCGACTGA
- a CDS encoding IS110 family transposase yields the protein MPAYVGIDWSESYQDWAAVDHEGTKIEGGRFLETPDGFDDFEARIRALADPETGTLPTIAIETEKGLTVANLRRRGYAVYAINPLKVSNYRTRKATSRGKSDKGDAMMIANIVRTDPDDHRALPNITPSGHAMTVLSRAHQDEIWRVTSIAAEMRSVLRTYYPTALEVYPTKTLVSDEARTVLRALPTPTAAAAKRAAGWKTLLRDSGRVKYIDRDAARRIESFRAPTLRVDPVEEAALGARLQALITTLDGAVTAQRTIEEQMMNAVRQHHYYPLLQPIVGIGDTIAARLLGEIGDDPYRFDNKNSIRSYAGTAPITRASGKSMVVNRRRVKNNRLNNAMYMWAFSAARFSPGAKMHYGVRREQGERHAAALRNLGNRLIGCLWHCMTTGEVWDEHRVWGHRYTLPPAMPLTVDLDSEEMRLETTLEGFDAAMEAAAETA from the coding sequence ATGCCCGCATACGTCGGAATCGACTGGAGTGAGTCCTACCAAGACTGGGCTGCTGTCGACCACGAAGGCACCAAGATCGAGGGAGGACGGTTCCTCGAGACACCGGACGGCTTCGATGACTTCGAGGCCCGCATCAGGGCTCTCGCTGACCCCGAGACCGGCACCCTGCCCACGATCGCGATCGAGACCGAGAAGGGCCTGACGGTCGCCAACCTGCGTCGTCGGGGCTACGCCGTCTACGCGATCAACCCGCTCAAGGTCTCGAACTACCGCACGCGCAAGGCAACGAGCCGCGGCAAGAGCGACAAGGGCGACGCGATGATGATCGCCAACATCGTCCGGACAGACCCCGACGACCACCGTGCGCTGCCGAACATCACGCCGAGCGGTCACGCGATGACCGTGCTGTCCCGCGCCCATCAGGACGAGATCTGGCGTGTCACGTCGATCGCGGCCGAGATGCGCAGCGTGCTGCGTACCTACTACCCGACCGCCCTCGAGGTCTATCCCACCAAGACCCTCGTCAGCGACGAAGCGCGCACCGTCCTCCGGGCCCTGCCCACTCCGACGGCTGCGGCCGCGAAGCGCGCCGCCGGGTGGAAAACTCTGCTCCGCGACTCAGGTCGGGTGAAGTACATCGACCGAGACGCCGCCCGCCGCATCGAGTCATTCCGGGCGCCGACCCTGCGGGTCGACCCCGTCGAGGAGGCCGCGCTCGGCGCCCGACTGCAGGCCCTCATCACCACGCTCGACGGCGCCGTCACCGCGCAGCGCACCATCGAGGAGCAGATGATGAACGCCGTCCGCCAGCACCACTACTACCCGCTGCTGCAGCCGATCGTCGGCATCGGGGACACCATCGCCGCCCGACTCCTCGGCGAGATCGGCGACGACCCCTACCGGTTCGACAACAAGAACTCGATCCGTTCCTACGCGGGGACGGCGCCCATCACTCGAGCGTCCGGGAAGTCCATGGTCGTCAACCGGCGCCGCGTGAAGAACAACAGGCTCAACAACGCGATGTACATGTGGGCCTTCAGCGCCGCCCGCTTCTCTCCCGGCGCAAAGATGCACTACGGCGTTCGCCGGGAGCAGGGCGAGCGCCACGCGGCCGCTCTGCGCAACCTCGGGAACCGACTCATCGGCTGCCTCTGGCACTGCATGACCACCGGCGAGGTCTGGGACGAGCACCGCGTCTGGGGCCACCGCTACACCCTGCCGCCCGCCATGCCCCTCACCGTCGACCTCGACAGCGAGGAGATGCGTCTCGAGACCACTCTCGAGGGCTTCGACGCGGCCATGGAGGCCGCCGCCGAGACCGCGTGA